A single genomic interval of uncultured Pseudodesulfovibrio sp. harbors:
- the nifJ gene encoding pyruvate:ferredoxin (flavodoxin) oxidoreductase produces MSKMKTMDGNTAAAWVAYAMSETAAIYPITPSSTMGEIADEWAAQGRKNIFGQTVEVRQLQSEAGAAGAAHGSLAGGALTTTFTASQGLLLMIPNMYKIAGEMLPSVFHVSARAIAAHALSIFGDHQDVMACRQTGFAMLAAASVQEVMDLSLVAHLATIEASIPFLSFFDGFRTSHEIQKVETIDYADMKPLLNMDKLAEFRARSMNPEHPDVRGTAQNPDIYFQGREATNNEYDAIPAIVEEYMNKVSALTGRDYKPFDYVGAADAERVVVAMGSSCETIEEVVNHLVAKGEKVGLLKVRLYRPFSAKHFLAVLPETVKTLSVLDRTKEPGALGDPLYLDVCTVYKEKGDGPKVVAGRYGLGSKEFTPAMAKAVYDDMAAAEPRTHFTVGINDDVSNASLVTTETLDTTPEGTVQCKFWGLGSDGTVGANKQAIKIIGDNTDMYAQGYFAYDSKKSGGITISHLRFGDAPIQSTYLVTAADYIACHNPSYVHLYDVLDGIKDGGNFVLNCPWTAEEMEKELPAAMRRTIAQKNLKFYTVDAVKIAGEVGLGGRINMVMQTAFFKLADVIPFDEAVSLLKAGIEAAYGKKGPKIVEMNNAAVDKAADAIVEIPVPAAWADLSDDAVADVDEPDYVKNVMRPVLAQKGDDLPVSAFSKDGTMPLSTAKYEKRGVAIMVPEWISDNCIQCNQCAFVCPHSAMRPVLVTDEEMKNAPASFGSIDAKGKDVKGMQYRMQVAVQDCLGCGNCADICPSKEKALVMKPLATQLDAEVPNWDFAESVSFKDAFKRDTVKGSQFRQSLMEFSGACAGCGETPYVKVLTQLFGERMIIANATGCSSIWGASAPSTPYCTNADGHGPAWGNSLFEDAAEFGFGIEMGVNNRRDTLISKCEAALETASGDVKAALEGWLAAKDDAQASAEAGNTLKAALEGASDEALKDIAAESDLFTKKSVWIFGGDGWAYDIGFGGVDHVLASGKDVNILVMDTEVYSNTGGQSSKATPLGSIAKFAAAGKGTGKKDLGRMAMTYGYVYVASVAMGADKQQMMKAFKEAEAYNGPSLIICYAPCINQGIKKGMGKTQLEQKLAVDSGYWPLYRYNPELAEQGENPFKLESKAPDGSLQEFMSGENRYAMLERFHPELSKAFREQIEKDYTERYAILTHLADADFSKPEGEDA; encoded by the coding sequence ATGTCCAAGATGAAGACGATGGATGGCAACACAGCCGCCGCCTGGGTGGCCTACGCAATGAGCGAAACCGCCGCCATCTACCCCATCACTCCTTCTTCCACGATGGGAGAGATCGCAGACGAATGGGCCGCACAGGGCCGCAAGAATATTTTCGGACAGACTGTCGAAGTCCGTCAGCTTCAGAGTGAAGCAGGTGCCGCAGGTGCCGCCCACGGTTCTTTGGCCGGTGGCGCGCTGACCACTACTTTCACCGCCTCTCAGGGCCTGCTGCTCATGATTCCCAATATGTACAAGATCGCCGGTGAAATGCTGCCGAGCGTCTTCCATGTTTCTGCACGCGCCATCGCTGCGCATGCCCTCTCTATCTTTGGCGATCACCAGGATGTCATGGCATGCCGCCAGACTGGTTTCGCCATGCTTGCGGCAGCGAGCGTGCAGGAAGTCATGGACCTTTCACTGGTTGCCCACCTCGCCACCATCGAGGCAAGCATCCCGTTCCTGTCCTTCTTTGACGGTTTCCGTACTTCTCACGAAATCCAGAAGGTCGAGACCATCGACTACGCTGACATGAAGCCGCTGCTGAACATGGACAAGCTGGCCGAATTCCGCGCCCGCTCCATGAACCCGGAACACCCGGACGTTCGCGGCACCGCCCAGAACCCGGATATCTACTTCCAGGGTCGTGAGGCTACTAATAATGAATATGATGCCATCCCGGCCATCGTCGAAGAGTACATGAACAAGGTTTCCGCTCTGACCGGCCGCGATTACAAGCCCTTCGATTACGTTGGTGCCGCCGATGCCGAACGCGTCGTCGTTGCCATGGGCTCCTCTTGCGAGACCATCGAAGAAGTGGTCAACCATCTGGTTGCCAAGGGCGAGAAGGTCGGCCTGCTCAAGGTCCGCCTGTACCGTCCGTTCTCTGCAAAGCATTTCCTCGCCGTCCTTCCCGAGACTGTGAAGACCCTGTCCGTTCTGGATCGTACCAAGGAGCCCGGTGCTCTGGGCGACCCGCTGTATCTGGACGTCTGCACCGTCTACAAGGAAAAGGGCGACGGTCCCAAGGTTGTCGCAGGTCGTTACGGCCTCGGCTCCAAGGAATTCACCCCGGCCATGGCCAAGGCCGTCTACGACGACATGGCTGCTGCCGAGCCCCGTACTCACTTCACCGTGGGTATCAATGATGATGTTTCCAACGCCTCCCTTGTCACAACCGAGACCCTGGATACAACCCCGGAAGGCACAGTTCAGTGCAAGTTCTGGGGTCTCGGTTCTGACGGAACCGTCGGAGCCAACAAGCAGGCCATCAAGATCATCGGTGACAATACCGACATGTACGCACAGGGTTACTTTGCCTACGACTCCAAGAAGTCCGGCGGCATCACCATCTCCCACTTGCGTTTCGGTGACGCACCGATCCAGTCCACCTACCTCGTGACCGCAGCCGACTACATCGCCTGCCACAACCCGAGCTACGTGCACCTGTACGATGTTCTCGACGGCATCAAGGACGGCGGCAACTTCGTGCTGAACTGTCCCTGGACCGCAGAGGAGATGGAAAAGGAATTGCCTGCTGCCATGCGCCGCACCATCGCGCAGAAGAACCTCAAGTTCTACACTGTCGACGCGGTCAAGATCGCTGGTGAAGTCGGTCTCGGCGGCCGCATCAACATGGTCATGCAGACCGCTTTCTTCAAGCTCGCCGACGTCATCCCGTTCGACGAAGCCGTTTCCCTGCTCAAGGCCGGTATCGAAGCCGCCTACGGCAAGAAGGGACCGAAGATCGTTGAAATGAACAACGCCGCCGTTGACAAGGCTGCCGACGCCATCGTCGAGATCCCTGTCCCGGCTGCATGGGCCGACCTTTCCGACGACGCTGTCGCCGATGTGGACGAGCCTGATTACGTGAAGAACGTCATGCGTCCGGTTCTGGCACAGAAGGGTGACGACCTGCCGGTCTCCGCCTTCTCCAAGGACGGCACCATGCCGCTTTCCACTGCCAAATACGAAAAGCGCGGTGTCGCCATCATGGTCCCCGAGTGGATCAGCGACAACTGCATCCAGTGCAACCAGTGTGCGTTCGTCTGTCCGCACTCCGCCATGCGTCCGGTTCTCGTGACCGACGAGGAGATGAAGAACGCTCCGGCTTCCTTCGGCTCCATCGACGCCAAGGGCAAGGACGTGAAGGGCATGCAGTACCGCATGCAGGTTGCTGTTCAGGACTGCCTTGGTTGCGGCAACTGCGCTGACATCTGTCCGTCCAAGGAAAAGGCTCTCGTGATGAAGCCGCTGGCAACCCAGCTCGACGCTGAAGTTCCCAACTGGGATTTCGCCGAGTCCGTTTCCTTCAAGGACGCTTTCAAGCGCGACACCGTCAAGGGCAGCCAGTTCCGTCAGTCCCTGATGGAATTCTCCGGTGCCTGTGCAGGCTGTGGTGAGACCCCGTACGTCAAGGTCCTGACCCAGCTGTTCGGTGAGCGCATGATTATCGCCAACGCAACCGGTTGCTCCTCCATCTGGGGTGCATCCGCTCCGTCCACTCCTTACTGCACCAACGCTGACGGCCACGGCCCCGCATGGGGTAACTCCCTGTTCGAGGACGCCGCAGAGTTCGGTTTCGGTATCGAAATGGGCGTCAATAACCGCCGCGATACGCTGATCTCCAAGTGCGAAGCCGCTCTTGAGACCGCTTCCGGCGACGTCAAGGCCGCCCTTGAGGGCTGGCTTGCTGCCAAGGACGATGCCCAAGCTTCCGCTGAAGCCGGCAACACCCTGAAGGCCGCTCTGGAAGGCGCTTCCGACGAAGCCCTGAAGGACATTGCAGCCGAATCCGACCTGTTCACCAAGAAGTCCGTCTGGATCTTCGGTGGTGACGGCTGGGCCTACGACATCGGTTTCGGCGGCGTGGACCACGTTCTCGCTTCCGGCAAGGATGTGAACATCCTCGTCATGGACACCGAAGTTTACTCCAACACCGGCGGCCAGTCTTCCAAGGCGACGCCGCTCGGTTCCATCGCCAAGTTCGCCGCTGCCGGTAAGGGCACTGGCAAGAAGGACCTTGGCCGCATGGCAATGACCTACGGCTACGTCTATGTCGCCTCCGTCGCCATGGGTGCTGACAAGCAGCAGATGATGAAGGCTTTCAAGGAAGCCGAAGCTTATAATGGTCCCTCCCTGATTATTTGTTACGCTCCATGTATCAACCAGGGAATTAAGAAGGGCATGGGCAAGACTCAGCTTGAGCAGAAGCTGGCAGTGGACTCCGGTTACTGGCCGCTTTACCGCTACAAT